From Astyanax mexicanus isolate ESR-SI-001 chromosome 11, AstMex3_surface, whole genome shotgun sequence, the proteins below share one genomic window:
- the LOC125804900 gene encoding uncharacterized protein LOC125804900 isoform X2, with amino-acid sequence MENDECGPTLKFTEQSVFQGCDFVPCMEYATESTGSLFAVHIAGQIDPRPWTEKTGRSFDHFPQQTSGNYCGILILIYALCICTNTPFIFTENDVPLIRQWWCILLMERFQIEGHGQRFAFWTDKASRLLQGTLQPLFRVSRSITSDIPPHVQTMVNRTAQEKKLVDFAVQDHGVRQHLLVCLSHINNVCYLQFAHCFTITVL; translated from the exons atggaaaacgatgaatgtggacccactctcaagtttaccg aacaatctgtgttccaaggatgcgattttgttccctgcatggagtatgcaacagaatcaactggatcactatttgctgt acatattgcaggccagattgacccaagaccctggacagagaagaccggcagaagttttgat cacttccctcaacaaacttctgggaactactgtggcatccttatactcatt tatgccctctgtatctgcaccaataccccatttatcttcacagag aatgatgtgccattaatccgccagtggtggtgcatcctactgatggaaagatttcagattgaagg acatggccagaggtttgctttctggactgacaaggctagcaggctattgcaagggacccttcagccactttttagggtatctaggtcaatcacttcagacattccacctcatgtgcaaaccatggtcaaccgcacagcccaagaaaagaagctggtagactttgctgtacaagaccatggagtccggcaacatttgttggtatgtttgtcacacattaacaatgtttgttatttacaatttgcacattgttttaccattacagtgttataa
- the LOC125804900 gene encoding uncharacterized protein LOC125804900 isoform X1, which yields MWTHSQVYRTICVPRMRFCSLHGVCNRINWITICCVLLVVEREIIFLDSVLPGGFGDDSYKTIFRHIAGQIDPRPWTEKTGRSFDHFPQQTSGNYCGILILIYALCICTNTPFIFTENDVPLIRQWWCILLMERFQIEGHGQRFAFWTDKASRLLQGTLQPLFRVSRSITSDIPPHVQTMVNRTAQEKKLVDFAVQDHGVRQHLLVCLSHINNVCYLQFAHCFTITVL from the exons atgtggacccactctcaagtttaccg aacaatctgtgttccaaggatgcgattttgttccctgcatggagtatgcaacagaatcaactggatcactatttgctgt gttttactggttgtggagagagagatcatttttctagattctgtactccctggtggttttggagatgactcgtacaaaacgatatttag acatattgcaggccagattgacccaagaccctggacagagaagaccggcagaagttttgat cacttccctcaacaaacttctgggaactactgtggcatccttatactcatt tatgccctctgtatctgcaccaataccccatttatcttcacagag aatgatgtgccattaatccgccagtggtggtgcatcctactgatggaaagatttcagattgaagg acatggccagaggtttgctttctggactgacaaggctagcaggctattgcaagggacccttcagccactttttagggtatctaggtcaatcacttcagacattccacctcatgtgcaaaccatggtcaaccgcacagcccaagaaaagaagctggtagactttgctgtacaagaccatggagtccggcaacatttgttggtatgtttgtcacacattaacaatgtttgttatttacaatttgcacattgttttaccattacagtgttataa